In one Veillonellales bacterium genomic region, the following are encoded:
- a CDS encoding DNA polymerase IV, giving the protein MQRWIIHVDMDAFFASVEQRDNDQLRGKPVIVGGLGSRGVVSTASYEARRLGVHSAMPMAEARRLCPQGIYLPGDHKKYVQVSARIQDILADFSPVIEPLSLDEAFLDMTGMERLFPDIAAAARQIKKRIRGELELTASAGAAPNKFLAKLASDLEKPDGLVVIRPGEAAAVLEPLSVSHLWGVGKAATDVLHKLGIKTIGQLARTDAVFLAQYFGKAAYEMNRLSRGLDDRPVIPGREPKSVGKEVTFATDLLVPEDIRSQLLLLAEKVGWRLRRRGYFARTITVKIRFASFRTITRRRTLTEPTQFDEVLFATALDICQGLSLPEGIRLLGISAANLQSGGGQISLFDGQSKKRSALYRTLDQLKARFGEGIVTKGSSSK; this is encoded by the coding sequence TGCTTCGGTGGAACAAAGAGACAATGACCAGCTGCGAGGGAAACCGGTCATTGTGGGCGGCTTGGGCAGCCGGGGCGTGGTATCTACAGCTTCTTATGAGGCCAGACGGCTCGGAGTTCATTCGGCCATGCCTATGGCCGAAGCCCGCCGCCTTTGCCCCCAGGGAATTTATTTACCGGGCGATCACAAAAAATACGTCCAGGTATCGGCTCGGATTCAGGATATTTTGGCGGATTTTTCGCCGGTCATTGAGCCGTTGTCTTTAGATGAAGCTTTTCTTGATATGACCGGTATGGAAAGGCTTTTTCCCGATATCGCTGCTGCGGCCCGTCAGATTAAAAAGCGCATCAGAGGGGAGCTGGAACTGACTGCTTCGGCAGGGGCCGCACCTAATAAATTTTTGGCTAAACTGGCTTCGGATTTAGAAAAGCCGGATGGCTTGGTAGTTATCCGGCCGGGAGAGGCAGCGGCAGTCTTAGAGCCCCTTTCCGTCAGTCATTTATGGGGCGTGGGAAAAGCGGCCACTGATGTTTTACATAAATTGGGAATCAAAACCATCGGTCAGCTAGCCCGGACGGATGCGGTTTTCTTAGCTCAGTACTTCGGTAAAGCGGCTTATGAAATGAACCGCCTGTCTCGTGGCCTGGATGATCGTCCGGTTATCCCCGGACGGGAGCCGAAATCAGTCGGTAAAGAGGTAACATTTGCAACTGATTTGTTGGTGCCGGAAGATATTCGCAGCCAATTGCTGCTTTTGGCGGAGAAGGTGGGCTGGCGGCTTCGCCGCAGGGGATATTTTGCCCGGACGATAACTGTTAAAATTCGCTTCGCTTCTTTTCGGACCATTACCCGCCGCCGTACGCTGACGGAACCAACCCAGTTCGATGAAGTTTTGTTTGCAACGGCTTTGGATATTTGCCAGGGTCTTTCTTTGCCGGAAGGTATACGGCTGCTGGGAATTAGTGCCGCTAACCTGCAGTCAGGCGGCGGGCAGATTTCCTTATTTGACGGGCAGTCGAAAAAACGCAGTGCGTTGTATCGGACACTGGATCAATTAAAAGCCCGGTTTGGTGAAGGGATTGTGACGAAGGGAAGCAGCAGCAAATAG
- a CDS encoding glucosyl-3-phosphoglycerate synthase — protein MTGEPVWPQLDEAQLADTAIIGLEEDADFNCHGDKTLVMMNGWAEGPVAVVLRGGSNAQSVLEFLQQTGLREIEIYHREEKIPQLEEVFLSTVVARAHHIFENTNVYWRRDSSIYELVKDIGTKYGTLVFGAPLAVSEIRHFYQKIKRIFTGSIIVVRAPLKETEFVEGGEIYKWVRARTFDGGDFSLAGVLHNYKKKRSLKIAVVLPTLNEEETVGRVIQTALEVKNVGLIDEVLLIDSGSADRTVEIARSYPIPVYQHREIRPDLGRYRGKGEAMFKSAFVTDADVIAWVDTDIATITPRFFYGLLGPILAYPEIQFVKGYFIRPIVVEASGMELGGGRVTELLVRPWINAFVPELSGYIQPLAGTVAIHSNLLRAMRIPTHYGVEIAMLLQAVAKSGLWSTCQVNLGEVIHRSKDVLGLSEMSFQILQVLRELQRGKGETEQNNMLRRVFSSGGKFEIGIKRFPTHWREYPDHD, from the coding sequence ATGACAGGCGAACCGGTTTGGCCGCAGCTGGATGAAGCGCAGCTGGCAGATACGGCGATTATCGGCTTGGAGGAAGATGCCGATTTCAATTGTCATGGGGATAAAACGCTCGTTATGATGAACGGTTGGGCGGAAGGTCCGGTGGCAGTGGTACTGAGGGGTGGCAGTAACGCCCAGTCGGTGTTGGAATTTTTGCAGCAGACAGGGTTGCGGGAAATTGAAATTTATCATCGGGAGGAAAAAATTCCCCAGTTGGAAGAGGTTTTTTTGTCCACAGTTGTGGCTCGGGCCCACCATATTTTTGAAAATACGAATGTATATTGGCGGCGGGATTCTTCTATTTACGAATTAGTGAAAGACATTGGTACAAAATATGGCACACTCGTATTTGGGGCACCGCTGGCTGTTTCTGAGATCCGGCATTTTTATCAAAAAATCAAAAGAATTTTTACCGGCAGCATTATCGTTGTGCGGGCTCCCCTCAAGGAAACGGAATTTGTTGAAGGCGGGGAGATTTACAAATGGGTTCGGGCCCGGACTTTTGATGGCGGTGATTTTTCTTTAGCCGGAGTGCTGCACAATTACAAAAAGAAGCGGAGCCTTAAAATTGCTGTGGTTCTCCCTACTTTAAATGAGGAAGAAACAGTGGGCAGAGTGATTCAGACAGCGCTGGAAGTGAAAAATGTCGGTTTAATTGACGAAGTTCTGCTTATTGATTCCGGCTCTGCGGATCGAACAGTGGAAATTGCCCGGTCTTATCCCATACCGGTTTATCAGCACCGGGAGATACGGCCGGATTTGGGGCGGTACAGGGGCAAGGGGGAGGCTATGTTTAAAAGTGCTTTTGTCACCGATGCGGATGTCATCGCTTGGGTGGATACGGATATAGCTACAATTACGCCTCGCTTTTTCTACGGACTGCTGGGTCCAATTCTTGCTTATCCGGAAATTCAGTTTGTCAAGGGATACTTCATCCGGCCGATTGTCGTGGAAGCCAGCGGCATGGAATTGGGAGGCGGGCGGGTGACGGAATTATTGGTGCGGCCATGGATTAATGCCTTTGTACCGGAATTGTCAGGATATATTCAACCTCTGGCCGGGACTGTGGCGATTCATAGCAATTTATTGCGCGCTATGAGAATTCCCACTCATTATGGCGTGGAAATTGCCATGCTGCTTCAGGCAGTGGCAAAGAGCGGTTTATGGTCAACCTGCCAGGTTAATCTTGGCGAAGTCATCCATCGGTCCAAAGATGTATTGGGGCTAAGCGAAATGTCATTTCAGATTTTGCAGGTTTTAAGAGAGCTTCAACGCGGCAAGGGAGAGACGGAGCAAAATAATATGCTGCGGCGGGTATTTTCTTCCGGCGGTAAATTTGAAATTGGTATCAAACGGTTTCCAACTCATTGGCGCGAATATCCGGATCACGATTAA
- a CDS encoding YkuS family protein, producing MSKIIALQSYSQNLATFLFQQGYTVIDLQTAHFPGKKVDAILLSGYHPDMVTSHTSLTETAHITLGNISHDIQNHPAAITLNITGLTPEQILAVLQYRLRRRN from the coding sequence ATGTCAAAAATTATTGCACTGCAATCCTACAGCCAAAACCTGGCTACTTTTTTATTTCAGCAGGGCTATACCGTCATTGATCTGCAAACCGCCCATTTCCCCGGGAAAAAAGTTGATGCCATACTTCTTTCGGGCTATCACCCTGATATGGTAACCTCCCACACTAGTTTGACCGAAACTGCCCATATTACCCTTGGCAACATTAGCCACGACATTCAAAACCATCCCGCTGCCATCACTTTAAACATTACCGGCTTAACTCCCGAACAAATACTGGCGGTTCTGCAATACCGCCTCCGCCGCCGGAATTAA
- a CDS encoding M20/M25/M40 family metallo-hydrolase, which produces MNRKRILDEFFELVQITCSSGAEQEVGALLKKRLSELKLEVTEDEAGEKTGGNCGNILARLPATVEGAPSIMLSAHLDCVDPCSGIQPQVKDGVITSAGDTILGSDDKAGVAVIMEALRVLDESGMPHGELQVIFTVSEESGLLGSKNLERRKLTADFGYALDSSGRPGRIIIRAPGENTIKVAVKGKTAHAGIAPEEGINAIVVAGKALAELKQGRIDAETTANVGIIKGGQATNIVPDKVEITCEARSHSMEKLQAVTEDIKKTFQRVAKANGGQADVQVETDFPAYRLAEDAPVAVLAAQAASAVGLGPVLEATGGGSDANVFNSHGIPTAVLGVGMSKVHTREEYIKEEHLYQGAAWTLAIIQAAAELKRQ; this is translated from the coding sequence ATGAATCGGAAACGAATACTGGATGAATTTTTTGAGCTGGTGCAGATTACCTGCTCAAGCGGAGCTGAGCAGGAGGTTGGGGCGCTATTAAAGAAACGATTGTCAGAACTAAAATTAGAGGTAACCGAGGATGAGGCCGGAGAAAAAACCGGCGGTAACTGCGGCAATATTCTGGCCCGTTTGCCGGCTACGGTTGAGGGAGCGCCGAGTATTATGCTGAGCGCTCATTTGGACTGCGTAGACCCTTGCAGCGGGATTCAGCCGCAAGTGAAGGACGGGGTGATTACGTCGGCGGGGGATACTATTCTTGGTTCCGATGATAAGGCGGGGGTAGCGGTTATTATGGAAGCGCTGCGGGTGCTTGATGAATCCGGTATGCCCCACGGCGAACTGCAGGTGATTTTCACCGTATCCGAGGAAAGTGGGCTATTAGGTTCGAAAAATCTGGAGCGGCGAAAATTAACGGCAGATTTTGGCTATGCTCTGGATTCCAGCGGCAGACCAGGCAGAATCATTATTAGAGCGCCCGGGGAAAATACGATCAAGGTTGCAGTCAAAGGGAAAACAGCTCACGCCGGTATTGCGCCTGAGGAGGGAATCAATGCCATTGTTGTGGCCGGTAAGGCTCTGGCTGAACTGAAGCAGGGACGGATTGACGCTGAAACCACTGCCAATGTGGGAATTATCAAAGGCGGTCAGGCGACAAATATTGTACCGGATAAAGTGGAAATTACCTGTGAAGCTCGCAGTCATAGCATGGAGAAGCTACAGGCAGTAACGGAAGATATCAAAAAGACTTTCCAGCGGGTGGCGAAGGCTAACGGCGGTCAGGCGGACGTTCAGGTCGAAACAGATTTTCCCGCTTACCGTCTGGCGGAGGATGCGCCGGTAGCCGTATTGGCGGCACAGGCAGCGTCCGCTGTCGGACTGGGTCCCGTGCTGGAGGCGACCGGCGGCGGCAGCGACGCTAATGTATTTAACAGCCACGGCATTCCCACCGCTGTATTGGGTGTGGGCATGAGCAAAGTACATACCCGGGAGGAATATATTAAGGAAGAACATTTGTATCAAGGCGCGGCCTGGACGCTAGCCATCATTCAGGCGGCGGCAGAACTGAAAAGGCAGTAA
- a CDS encoding tetraprenyl-beta-curcumene synthase family protein, which translates to MFPSLADTACSVRLLHQFIGNVFPVVNQELAYWRQYATQHSGPALREQALASMRDKKFHCQGGSVYSLYPGVAMPDFVRLVVALQTISDYLDNLCDRTGITDEQAFRQLHLAMTCALDPAAPLPDFYRYYPFKDDGGYLETLVETCRQQTSRLPAYELVKPEVLRLAELYSELQTYKHIDKSLREAKMAQWIHRHSSAYPEITDWEFAAATGSTLGMFTLCAAAGSPALTAAEVTRISGAYFPWISGFHILLDYFIDTVEDEKNGDLNFVSYYESEQQKMSRLTYFGQQALRQAASLSHPVFTRTVVQGLFAMYLSDPKTELPSQQNIKQALLHTGGVYTRLIYTLCRLLRCKQNLQ; encoded by the coding sequence ATGTTTCCTTCCCTTGCTGACACCGCTTGCAGTGTCCGCCTACTTCACCAATTCATCGGCAACGTGTTTCCGGTCGTCAATCAGGAACTTGCCTATTGGCGCCAGTATGCAACGCAGCACAGCGGTCCTGCGCTACGAGAGCAGGCTTTAGCCAGTATGCGGGATAAAAAATTTCACTGTCAAGGAGGCAGTGTCTATAGTCTGTATCCGGGGGTAGCTATGCCGGACTTCGTCCGTCTGGTAGTTGCCCTGCAGACCATCAGCGATTATTTGGACAATCTGTGCGATCGAACCGGCATTACGGATGAACAGGCCTTTCGCCAATTGCACCTGGCAATGACCTGCGCCCTTGACCCCGCTGCACCGCTGCCTGATTTCTACCGATATTATCCCTTCAAAGACGACGGCGGTTACCTGGAGACCTTGGTTGAAACCTGCCGGCAGCAGACGTCCCGGCTGCCGGCCTATGAACTGGTAAAACCGGAGGTGCTGCGGCTGGCTGAATTGTACAGCGAGTTACAGACATACAAACATATCGACAAATCTCTCCGGGAAGCCAAAATGGCCCAGTGGATCCACCGCCACAGCAGCGCCTATCCCGAAATTACCGATTGGGAATTTGCCGCTGCCACCGGCTCCACCCTGGGAATGTTCACCCTTTGCGCCGCTGCCGGCAGTCCAGCCTTAACAGCAGCCGAAGTCACCCGGATATCCGGCGCCTACTTTCCCTGGATCAGCGGTTTCCATATCCTGCTGGACTACTTTATTGATACCGTTGAAGACGAAAAAAATGGCGACCTGAACTTCGTATCTTACTATGAAAGTGAACAGCAGAAAATGTCCCGTCTTACCTATTTCGGGCAGCAGGCCCTGCGGCAGGCGGCCTCCCTTTCCCATCCGGTATTTACCCGCACCGTGGTCCAGGGACTGTTTGCTATGTATTTGTCGGACCCGAAAACCGAACTGCCAAGCCAGCAAAACATCAAGCAAGCCTTACTTCATACCGGCGGTGTATATACTCGTCTGATTTACACCCTCTGCCGACTCCTGCGCTGCAAACAAAACCTGCAGTAA
- a CDS encoding sigma 54-interacting transcriptional regulator, with the protein MKIALAGMSPETEFLLTFFNKMQDFNINVVYIPAASTPLIEKYCTKFNIPRVKSFNGLLKYEPQLIFLCSGTPVSPPPSKTKLGQIISYEATRMFCEIFSSLTQQLNDSEDKRLKYLSALNAAADGVQIINAQGVIEYINPAFSRITGIHASDRIGTNIRDVSPDGAGEQVLQTGRAALGVRNQAIGSCADVISNGAPIYRNTTLRGAVVTFQEVTDILRLSKELSMSKALIESLSQELDQSKPHKYTFNDLIGTNKKLLAAINLSKRAASSDSTILITGKSGTGKEILANAIHQASPRCNKPFISINCASIPDSLLESELFGHEKGAFTGADKPKIGKFQLADQGTLFLDEIGDLNFNVQAKLLRVLQEKEIERLGSNQRIPIDARIIAATNKDLEKMVRKGTFREDLFYRLQVIAINLSPLCERKDDIPALTNYLMAKIAKKFKKPVPLIPDDSLKLLINYSWPGNVRELENVLIRAFTLCDNNIITPKNLQFIYSAFPLQSSLPTEEITPLDEVEKVMITRALKKYGLTTSGKKAAAQALHISLSTLYNHIKLYNYDSP; encoded by the coding sequence ATGAAAATTGCGTTAGCAGGAATGTCTCCTGAAACCGAATTTTTACTTACATTTTTTAATAAAATGCAGGATTTTAACATAAATGTAGTCTATATTCCTGCAGCTTCCACCCCGCTGATAGAAAAATATTGCACCAAATTTAACATTCCCCGCGTAAAAAGTTTTAACGGCCTTTTGAAATACGAGCCGCAGCTAATTTTTTTGTGTTCCGGCACACCAGTTTCTCCTCCTCCGTCTAAAACCAAATTAGGACAAATTATTAGTTACGAAGCAACTCGCATGTTTTGCGAAATATTCAGCAGCTTGACGCAGCAGCTCAATGACAGCGAAGACAAACGTTTAAAATATCTTAGCGCATTAAACGCCGCCGCCGATGGCGTTCAAATTATTAATGCCCAGGGTGTTATTGAGTACATTAACCCCGCATTCTCCCGAATAACCGGAATCCATGCCTCGGATCGCATCGGCACCAACATTCGCGATGTATCGCCGGACGGAGCCGGAGAACAAGTTTTGCAAACTGGAAGAGCGGCTCTGGGCGTCCGCAATCAGGCAATAGGCTCCTGTGCCGATGTCATCTCTAACGGCGCACCGATTTATCGTAACACTACCCTGCGCGGTGCAGTTGTAACTTTCCAGGAAGTCACTGATATTCTTCGTCTCTCCAAAGAGCTCTCAATGAGTAAAGCCCTCATTGAGTCCTTAAGTCAAGAACTCGATCAGTCAAAACCTCACAAATATACTTTTAACGATTTAATTGGCACCAACAAAAAATTACTGGCCGCCATCAACCTTAGCAAACGGGCAGCCAGCAGTGACTCAACCATCCTGATCACGGGAAAAAGCGGCACCGGCAAGGAAATTTTAGCCAACGCCATCCACCAGGCAAGTCCCCGCTGCAATAAGCCGTTTATCTCAATAAACTGCGCTTCCATCCCGGATTCTTTATTAGAAAGCGAATTGTTCGGTCATGAGAAAGGCGCCTTCACCGGTGCCGATAAACCTAAAATAGGAAAATTCCAACTAGCGGATCAAGGCACTCTATTTTTAGATGAAATCGGTGATCTAAATTTTAACGTCCAGGCTAAACTTCTCCGGGTTCTCCAGGAAAAGGAAATAGAGCGTCTGGGCAGTAATCAGCGCATTCCCATTGACGCCAGAATTATAGCGGCAACCAATAAGGATTTAGAAAAAATGGTGCGCAAAGGAACTTTCCGTGAAGACTTGTTTTATCGTCTCCAGGTGATTGCAATCAACCTTTCCCCCCTGTGTGAGCGGAAAGACGATATCCCGGCACTGACGAACTACCTTATGGCAAAAATTGCAAAAAAATTCAAAAAACCGGTCCCCCTGATTCCTGATGACAGCCTTAAGCTGCTGATTAACTATTCCTGGCCGGGAAACGTCCGCGAATTGGAGAACGTTCTCATCCGAGCCTTTACATTATGTGATAACAACATTATTACCCCGAAAAACCTGCAGTTTATATATTCCGCATTTCCTTTGCAGTCGTCGCTGCCAACAGAAGAAATTACGCCTTTGGACGAAGTGGAAAAAGTGATGATAACCCGGGCATTAAAAAAATACGGACTCACAACATCAGGGAAAAAAGCCGCTGCCCAAGCTCTCCATATATCCTTAAGTACACTGTATAACCACATCAAGCTTTATAATTATGATTCTCCGTAA
- a CDS encoding aspartate-semialdehyde dehydrogenase: MKKYNVAILGATGAVGTELLRILESRKFPFNELKLLALEVGTVIPFMGKNYTVEEANAEAFKGIDIALFAGGPISKVMAPEAVKAGAVVIDNSSTFRMDPQVPLVIPEVNPEDLDRHHGIIANPNCSTIIMVMALNPIHQQAQLRRVVASTCQAVSGAGKAAIDELNNQARDILAGKEPQASILPVGSLEKHYPVAFNIIPQIDVFHEDGYTKEDMKLVNETRKIMHLPDLRITVTTTRVPVIRSHSEFLNIETEKKLTVPETKEILAKAPGVIVKDNPAKQEYPMPAFTSGLDEVFVGRIREDNTVPAGLNLWVVGDQIRKGAALNAVQIAEKMIERNLI, encoded by the coding sequence ATGAAAAAGTACAATGTTGCTATTCTAGGAGCAACCGGAGCTGTAGGAACGGAGCTGCTCCGCATCCTTGAATCACGGAAGTTTCCTTTCAATGAACTGAAATTGTTGGCGTTGGAAGTGGGTACGGTAATTCCGTTTATGGGGAAAAATTATACTGTGGAAGAAGCAAATGCCGAGGCTTTTAAGGGGATTGATATCGCACTGTTTGCCGGGGGGCCGATTAGTAAAGTTATGGCACCGGAGGCTGTAAAAGCCGGTGCGGTCGTAATCGACAACAGCAGCACTTTCCGTATGGATCCGCAGGTTCCGCTGGTTATTCCGGAAGTCAATCCGGAAGATTTGGATCGGCATCATGGCATTATTGCTAATCCTAATTGTTCCACCATCATTATGGTTATGGCGCTGAATCCGATTCATCAGCAGGCACAATTGCGCCGGGTTGTTGCTTCCACTTGTCAGGCTGTATCGGGAGCAGGTAAGGCAGCAATTGATGAATTGAATAACCAGGCCCGGGATATATTGGCAGGCAAAGAACCGCAAGCTTCTATTTTACCGGTCGGCAGTTTGGAAAAGCATTATCCTGTGGCTTTTAACATTATTCCGCAGATTGATGTTTTTCACGAAGACGGCTATACCAAAGAGGACATGAAGCTCGTAAATGAAACAAGAAAGATTATGCATTTGCCGGATCTGCGAATTACGGTAACGACTACGAGAGTGCCGGTGATCCGCAGCCATTCGGAATTCCTTAATATTGAAACGGAAAAGAAATTGACGGTTCCTGAAACAAAAGAGATATTGGCGAAAGCACCGGGAGTAATTGTAAAAGATAATCCGGCTAAGCAGGAATATCCTATGCCCGCCTTTACTTCCGGACTGGACGAAGTTTTTGTCGGCAGAATCCGGGAAGACAATACGGTTCCGGCCGGCTTGAATCTCTGGGTAGTGGGCGATCAGATCCGTAAAGGCGCTGCCCTCAATGCGGTACAGATTGCTGAAAAAATGATTGAAAGAAACCTCATTTAA
- a CDS encoding aspartate kinase, which translates to MKLLVQKFGGTSVSTPERRQQAAQKILQAVKDGYSPVVVVSAPGRIGEPYATDTLIQTAKQECPAIEKRELDMIMSCGEIIAGVIVTGTLKNSGLDAVLLTGQQAGIITTCRHGNAQILHIRPDAILKHAAEGKVVVVAGFQGISEDGDITTLGRGGSDTTAAAIGAAIQAAAVDIYTDVNGMMTADPRIVSDARTIPAISYEAAYQMAVQGAKVIHPRAVEISMRYNIPLNVKCTFSEEAGTAISNDSAGMIERPKNFATIGIAQQKGYGVLKLHNGDGFNHANTQAVFKELAATGGDKDFMGVTENDIEIVAEEPVIEAIGEICSTEGIEIQEKRTGCVKISLIGRYASDDAGLFSTFVEMFYRHNIKVLCTFTGTSSISGLVETEAMEAAVQAIHQDLF; encoded by the coding sequence ATGAAACTGCTGGTTCAAAAATTTGGCGGAACTTCGGTTAGCACGCCTGAACGCAGGCAGCAAGCGGCGCAAAAAATACTGCAGGCGGTAAAAGACGGCTACAGCCCGGTTGTGGTGGTATCTGCGCCGGGAAGGATCGGCGAGCCCTATGCTACCGATACGTTAATACAAACAGCCAAACAGGAATGCCCGGCTATTGAGAAGCGGGAACTGGATATGATCATGTCCTGCGGCGAGATTATCGCCGGGGTGATTGTTACGGGAACGCTGAAAAATTCCGGACTGGATGCGGTGCTGCTAACCGGGCAGCAGGCTGGTATTATTACGACCTGCCGTCATGGTAATGCGCAAATCCTTCATATCCGGCCGGATGCCATACTGAAACACGCGGCAGAAGGCAAGGTCGTGGTTGTAGCAGGTTTTCAGGGAATCAGCGAAGACGGCGATATCACAACGCTGGGCCGCGGCGGCAGCGATACGACGGCTGCTGCCATCGGGGCGGCGATTCAGGCCGCCGCAGTCGATATTTATACCGATGTGAACGGCATGATGACAGCCGATCCCCGGATCGTTTCCGATGCTCGTACTATTCCGGCAATCTCTTATGAAGCGGCCTATCAAATGGCGGTTCAGGGAGCTAAAGTGATTCATCCCCGGGCTGTCGAGATTTCCATGCGGTATAATATTCCCCTCAATGTAAAATGCACTTTTTCGGAGGAGGCAGGCACAGCAATTTCCAATGATTCAGCCGGGATGATTGAGCGTCCGAAAAATTTTGCAACGATTGGCATTGCGCAGCAAAAAGGCTACGGCGTGTTAAAACTGCATAATGGAGATGGGTTTAATCATGCCAATACCCAGGCTGTATTTAAGGAATTGGCAGCTACCGGCGGGGATAAGGACTTTATGGGCGTGACGGAAAATGATATTGAGATCGTTGCCGAAGAACCAGTGATTGAAGCCATCGGGGAGATTTGCTCAACGGAAGGAATCGAAATTCAGGAAAAGAGAACAGGCTGTGTAAAGATTTCTCTGATTGGGCGGTATGCATCGGATGATGCCGGCTTGTTCAGCACTTTCGTGGAAATGTTTTACCGCCATAACATTAAAGTGTTATGTACCTTTACCGGTACCTCTTCCATATCCGGCCTTGTAGAGACAGAAGCCATGGAGGCAGCGGTTCAGGCGATCCATCAGGATTTGTTTTAA
- the dapA gene encoding 4-hydroxy-tetrahydrodipicolinate synthase, which produces MKSFGRVLTAMITPFHEDLTVDYEGAANLARYLVANGSDGLVVAGSTGEAATLTEEERLHLFSTVLDAVGDQAAVIGGTGNNNTASTVQFSRKAAKLGLHGVLVAAPYYNKPTQKGIYQHIAAVADAVDTPIVVYNIPGRTGVNILPETALKLAALPNVKAIKESSGNLEQIAAIIRQKPADVAVYSGDDALTLPILSIGGQGIVSVASHIVGNEIKAMVDAYQAGRVAEARDMHLKLLPIFKVLFITTNPIPVKSAVSLLGLSTDKLRLPLTTAEADEVAKIRQAMLEAGLTIKG; this is translated from the coding sequence ATGAAATCATTTGGCAGAGTATTAACCGCAATGATTACACCGTTTCACGAGGATTTGACTGTTGACTACGAGGGAGCGGCTAATTTAGCCCGCTATTTGGTGGCCAACGGTTCAGACGGCCTGGTGGTGGCCGGCAGCACCGGTGAAGCGGCGACGCTGACGGAGGAGGAACGCTTGCATCTCTTTTCCACCGTCCTGGATGCGGTAGGGGATCAGGCAGCTGTGATCGGCGGAACAGGGAACAATAATACAGCATCTACCGTTCAATTTTCCCGTAAGGCGGCAAAACTGGGGCTGCACGGTGTATTAGTGGCCGCGCCTTACTATAATAAGCCGACGCAGAAAGGAATATATCAGCATATTGCGGCAGTGGCCGATGCGGTGGATACGCCGATTGTAGTGTACAATATTCCGGGCAGAACAGGCGTCAACATTTTGCCGGAGACCGCATTGAAACTGGCTGCATTGCCGAATGTAAAGGCCATTAAGGAATCCAGCGGCAATTTAGAACAAATTGCTGCGATTATCCGGCAGAAACCGGCAGATGTGGCTGTCTATTCCGGTGATGATGCATTGACTTTGCCGATATTGTCTATTGGCGGTCAGGGAATTGTCAGCGTGGCGTCCCATATTGTGGGCAATGAAATCAAGGCAATGGTCGACGCTTATCAGGCAGGACGGGTAGCGGAAGCCAGAGACATGCATTTGAAATTACTGCCAATATTTAAAGTTTTATTTATTACGACGAATCCAATTCCGGTAAAATCTGCCGTTAGCCTGCTTGGCTTATCTACCGATAAGTTGAGGCTGCCATTGACGACAGCAGAAGCGGACGAGGTCGCCAAGATTAGGCAAGCGATGCTGGAAGCTGGGTTAACGATCAAGGGATAG
- a CDS encoding aspartate/glutamate racemase family protein, whose protein sequence is MIITGGTTNYGAEIGIIMLDTIFPRIVGDIGNAGTFSFPVRYKTVHRAFPTKVVLENDAALLSGFIAAARELEAEGVRALTTSCGFLAVYQQELAAAVSIPVFASSLLQVPLVERMIAPNRKVVIVTAHKGKLSSRHLLGTGITGEPPVIVGMEEKPEFYQTFVMQKTTMDLDKVREEVEETACKIKENYREAGAIVLECTNLPPFRSIFQQVTGLPVFDITTLVNYIHHSLNWTRQVDTGRMHV, encoded by the coding sequence TTGATCATTACAGGGGGAACAACAAACTATGGAGCGGAGATCGGGATTATTATGCTGGATACCATCTTTCCGCGTATTGTCGGCGATATTGGAAATGCCGGAACCTTTTCTTTTCCCGTGCGATATAAGACGGTTCACCGTGCTTTCCCTACTAAAGTAGTGCTGGAAAACGATGCGGCTTTACTCAGTGGATTTATTGCGGCCGCTCGCGAACTGGAAGCTGAGGGAGTGAGGGCGCTCACTACAAGCTGCGGTTTTTTGGCTGTTTATCAGCAGGAATTAGCTGCTGCGGTATCAATACCGGTGTTTGCCTCCAGTTTGTTGCAGGTACCCCTGGTGGAAAGAATGATCGCTCCGAATCGAAAAGTTGTGATTGTAACGGCTCACAAAGGGAAGCTGAGTTCCCGGCATTTGCTGGGAACAGGCATTACCGGGGAGCCGCCGGTTATTGTTGGTATGGAGGAAAAACCGGAATTTTATCAAACCTTTGTTATGCAAAAAACGACCATGGATCTGGATAAGGTTAGGGAAGAAGTGGAAGAAACGGCTTGTAAAATTAAGGAAAATTATCGGGAAGCCGGGGCCATTGTCCTTGAGTGTACGAATTTACCACCCTTTAGATCTATTTTTCAGCAAGTTACCGGGTTGCCGGTGTTCGATATAACAACGCTTGTTAATTATATTCATCATAGCCTGAACTGGACCAGACAAGTGGATACCGGAAGAATGCATGTATAA